The genomic interval ACCATCCCCGCGAATCCGGCCCCGAAGGCGACCACCGCCCCGCGAAGGGGCCGGTTCCGAGAGAGCGCAAGCCCAGCCCCGGCCGCGGAAAGGATCAAGGCCGCCGCTCCGGCGGCGCGTCCCGCCGACCAGTCGAAGGCCCCTGGGGTTTCGAGTCCCAGCCTGGGAAAGAAGCGCGACGCCCAAAGGAGGAGAGTGGTGGAATAGCAGATGGGCCGGGCGTCGCGGTTGGCCGGAGCGGAGGAGGAGTTCAGGAGAGACTCCGTTTTCGCGAGCCGGTCGTTGGTCAGGGCGTAGCGGAGAAAGGAAGGGGTCACGAAGGAAGACCGGATGTCCCTCGCCTGAAACCGGGCGATCAGGACCTCCGGGTCGCGCGGAAGGGCCTCGGAGGAGGCCAGGAAGAGGGCCGTGGTCCCGGGGAGGACGAGGACATGGCGGAAGACGGCCGAGAGGGCGCGGTGCACGCTCCCGTTCCGCGAAAGGAGGGCCGGGCTCCACAGGTTCTCGGCGGAGCGGAGCCTCAGCGCGAGAACGCCGTCGGGAGTCATGGCGCGGCGGCATTCGACGAAGAAATCCTGGGTGAAGAAGCGGTTCGACTGGCCGGAGTCGGGCTCTCCCATCGCCACGAGGATGAAATCGTAGGGGCCCCCTCGGCCCACGGCGCGCCGGGGGTCCTCAAAGCGGAGCGTGAGGGCCGGACTCTCCAGGGCTCGGCGGACGCCTTCCGGTAGGAAGGGCCGGGCGAGGGCCGCCGCCCCTTCGTGAACCTCGACGGCATCCACGGAAGAGAAGCCGTGGGCGAGCACCTGGGCCGCCACGCCCTCCGCCGTCCCGCCGAGGACGAGAGCCCGGCGCGGGGAGCGGACGGCGAGGGCGGCGGGATGAACGAAGGCCTCCGCCGAGGGGCCCTGGCTCTCGGAGGTCAGGGCGTCGTTCCAGTAAAGGGCCGCCTGGCCCTCCCGCCGCGTGACCGCGAGGCGGCCGTAAGGCGTGTCGAGCACCGCCGCCAGATCGGGGTGCACCACCCGCGTGGCGAGGAAGTCGAAGCGTGGAGACAGGAGAAGGAACAGGAGGAAGCCCGCCGCGGCGGATGCGGGGGCCCACTTCGGACCCGCTCCGGCGGGGAACGCCGCGAGACCCCCGATGGCGGCCAGGAGGGCCGCCAGAAAGCCGGCGGCCAAGTTGGAGGCCCCCAGGCCGAGGAGGACCGTCACCAGAAGCCCCCCCGCCGCCGAGCCCGCGCACTCCATAGCATAAGCCTTGGAGTAGGTCCCTCCTTCCGCCGAGGCGAGGGCGGCGCATTGCTGGAACAGGAGCCCCGAAAGGAAACCCGGGGGAAGGAAGGCCAAGGCCACCACGGCGGCCTGGAGTGCGGCGGGGAGGAAAGCGCCGGGGACACCGCCGAGGAGGGGACGCGAGACCCGGAGGAAGAGGGCGATAAGGGGGACCGCGCCTCCCAGGACCAGGACCAGGCGTCTGGCCCCGCGCGTCGAAGGGGGCTTCAATCGCCCTCCGGCCGCCGACCCGAGAGCGGTTCCCAGGAGCCAGAGCCCCAGCCCCACCAGCGCCGCCAACTCCGCTCCATAGGCCGCTACCAGGGCCTCCCGCAAGAGAACCACCTGGCCCAACAGCGAAACGAGCCCCACCGCGAAGAGCGCCGCTCCCATGGGGACATTAGACCCCAACGGGGCGCGAGTGACCAGGCGAAGGTCCGATGGGAGGAAGGGGAAAGACCGGTTCTTGGAGACGGGGCGGGTCCTCGGGAGACCGGCCCGGCCTGCCGGCGGTGCCTCGGCCGCCGTGTTTTCTTGACGCCACAGGGCCTCCGGAGCAAAATGCCCGACGGTCCCGGCCCTCGGCCAAGGCTGGACACCAAGGCGGCCCGTCGCTGATGGAGGAAAGGCGGATGAAGAAGAGGCGTTCCGGAGGGGGAACTCGGCCTGCCCAGCTCCGCCGGTTTGGATGGCGCGTCTCGGGGCTCGCCTTGGCCGTTCTCCTGATTCTCCTCGCGCCTGGAGCCCTCGCCCAGGAGGAGAGTGCGGCGGCGCCGGCCGAGGCGATCGGCTCCACGGAGGTGACGGTCACGGGCTCCCTTCTGGGCCTCGGTCTTCGGCCCACGTCGACTCTGACCCGGGAGGATACGGCCGCACTGGCCGTCTTCGATCCGGTCTCCTCTCTCCTCTACTTCCCCTCCGCGGGCCTCTATCAGCGGTCTCCGTTCGGCGGTCAGGCGGACCTGAACCTTCTGGGGGCGACCTTCGAACAGGCCCTCCTTCTCGTGGACGGGTTCCCCATCACCGACCCCCAGACGGGACACCACTTGTTGGAATTCCTCCCCCCCGCCGAGGCCATCGAGCGTGTGGAGGTGCTCAAGGGGCCCGCCTCGGCGGCTTATGGCCCCGGGGCCTTCGGAGGCGTGGTCCAGGTGGTGACCCGCCGCCCTGGGCGGGAGCCGGTGTTCCAGGCGGGGGCGCTCCGGGGCCGGAGGGGCCTGAGCCGGGGCTCCGTTCTCCTCTCGGGGGGAGGCTTCCTCGGCGCGGCGAGCCTTCTCTCGGACTCTGGGTACGCCCCGGACACGGAACAGAACCGAGCGGATCTCTTCGCGCGGTTCAGCCTCGGCGGATTGGACCTCTCCGCCGGATACCAGGACAAGCGCTTCGGCGCCTGGCAGGCCTATTCGGACCAGTTCCCCGACGGTTGGGAGGCGATCCGGGGCGGCTACCTCCGGGGCGCCTATTCACGGGGCGCCTGGGAGGTGGCCGCGGGAATCCGGCGGAAACGCGACCATTTCATTCTGGACCGGGCCCATCCCGAGTGGTACGAAGCGACCCACACGACCGAGGGCTACTGGGGCCGCGCCACCGTCCGGGGAAGCGTCCCGGGAGGCGCCGGACTGTTCGGCTTCGAGGCCGCCGCGGATCGGATCTCCTCGGACCGGCTCGGCGCGCACGGAAGAAAGAGGGGCGACGCCTTCGGCGAAGGGTCCTGGGGGATCGGGCCCTGGACGGTCCTGGCCGGCCTGAGGATGGAGTCCCTCGGAGGCACGCTTCGAGGAACGCCCCACCTCACGGCGGGGCGGGGACTCGGGGGGGGATGGAGGGCCCACGTGTCGGCGGGACGGGCCTACCGCCTCCCGTCCTTCACCGAACTCTACACGCAAAGCCCGGCCACGCTCGGGGACGAGGCGCTCCGCAACGAGTCCGCCTGGGGCTTCGAGGCGGGACTGGAGCGCGAGGGGGACTCCTCCAAGGCGTCCCTGATGGCCTTCTATCGCCAGGGGAGGGACCTCGTGGACTTCGTCCGACCCGAGGGGAGGCATGGGCCCCTGCAGGCCGAAAACATCGCGGAACAGGACGTGGCGGGGATCTGCGCCGAACTGTCGGGTTCCCTGGGGAGGGGATGGGCCTGGAGCTTCGCGACGACGCTCCTCCAGCAGGAGGCCCGCATTCCGCCCGGCCTGGAGAGCCGGTATGTCGGCAGCCAGCTCCGGCACCACGAGGTCGCCGGGCTGACCTACAGGGTGGAGAACCTGGAGGCGGGCCTCTTCGTGCGGGCCTGGCAGAGGGCCAACCGGACCGGCCACGCGGAAGTGGACGCCCGCTTGGCCTACTCGTGGCCTGCCGCGGGCCGGCGGCTGACCCTGGAGATCGAAGGCCGGAACCTCAACGACCGCCCGGAGAGAAACTTCTTCGGCGGCACCGGACGGGGCCGCACGGTCTGGGTCGGCATGGTCCTGTCCCCATAGGAATCCGGGCTCGACCGGTCGGGCCGCCCGGCTGAATCGTCACCGTTCTTCGCGCTTCGCCTCCCCGAACACCTCGGCCTGAAAAGTAAAGAGCTCGCAGGGTCCCCGCCAGGCGTCATCGGGAAGGCCGGCCTTTCGGCAGAGGTGAGTGAGGAGTTCTTCCCGGCCCCACCCCTGCTCGGTGGCGACCTGGGGGAGGAAGACGGCGCTGCGGCCTCCCTTCCGGATGAGGACTCCGTCGCGGCCGACGGCGACGGAGCCGGGGCCGGGAACCCGCGCGAAGGGGGTGAGGGCGGAAATCTCGATCTCCAGATGGGGCAGTTCCTCGGGGCGCACGGGATCGAAGCGCGTGTCGTGGAGGGCCGCCTGGATCGCCATGCGGCTGACCGTGAGGGCGAGGGGGGTGTCCTGAGCCATGTGCCCGATGCAGCCTCGCAGTTCGCCCTTCTCATGGAGGGTCACGAAGGCGCCCCGCTCGGCCCGCAGAGCGGGGGAGGCGGGCCTCGGGAGGGGCACCGTGTCGGTGGCGAAGTACCGCTCGAGGGTGCGCCGGGCCAGCCGAAGGAGGGTCTCCCGGTCGGCGGCCGGGAGAGGGCCGACCGCCTCCGCGGCGGCTGGGGGATTCAGGGCGGTGGTGTCTGAAGGTCCAGCCCCGGCGGTCAGGACGACGGCGCCGTATCCGACCACCCGGTCAAGCTCGCCGAAAACCGTGTCCCCCGAATTGGCGTAGCTGACCACGGCTCCGCGGCGGGCGCCGAGGGCCTTGGCGGCTTCCATCAGGGACAGGAGGGAGCCTTCGCCGCACGCGCAGGTCTGGAGGCCAGGCCGGCCCCGCCTCTCTTCCCGGTCCAGCGTCGAGCGAAGGGTGTCGGCGTCGAGGCTGACAACGGCCTCCAAAGTCCGGCGATCGGCCTCCACCGCGTCCCCCCATCCGGGGTAGTGGGAGAGGTCCGTGGAGGCCACGAGGAGGGCCTTCCGGCCGGCGAGGGCGCGCGCCAGGACCTGGCCGAAGCGCTTGCAGACCCCCGGTTCCGCGGAGCCCACGACGGCAGAGAGGACGGGGACCTTGGGGAAAAGAACCTGGAGGAAGGGGATCTGTACCTCCTCCGAGTGTTCTCGGGCGTGGGCCTCCGGCCGGTACGCGAAGGAAGGGTCCGCCTCGTGAAGGGTGCGCGCCAGGCCGCGGTCTGCCCTCGCCAGCCCCAGGGGGGTCCGGTACCCGTCGCCTCCGAAGACGGACACGCCGGGAAAGGGCTCCACCGTGTGGTTGGTGGCCAGCACGATCACCACGTCGTACTCGAAGCCTGCGGCCTGGCGGTAGGCGTCGGCGGCGATCTGCCCCGAGAAGACGTAGCCCGCGTGGGGGGCCACGAGGCCCACGGGGCGCTCTCCGGACGGAGGAACGGCGTCCTCGAGAAAAGCCCGGACGGCGGCCTCGAGCTTCTTCGAATCGCTCGGGTAGAAGCGGCCGGCGTGGGCGGGCTCGCGCAGCGCCGCGGGGGCGGACGCGCTCCAGAGGAGGCCGGCCAGAAGGAGAACCAGTGGGGTCAGCATCGTGAACGCTTTCATGACCACACCCCCGCGACGGCTCGCCCGCAGGAGGCGCAAGCGCCGTCCTTGAGGCTCTTCGAGGTGACGAAGAACCCGTTTCGTTCGATCACGATCTTCCCGCACCCCGGGCAATACGTGTGGTTCCCCGGATGGCCCGGCACGTTGCCCACGTATGGGTAACGCAGGCCGTGCCGGAGCGCCGTCTCGCGGGCGCGTTCGAGCGTGGCCACGGGCGTGGGCGGCAGATGGAGCATCTGGTAATCGGGATGGAAGCGCGTGAAGTGCACCGGAACGTCGGGCCCGGCCTCCCCGGCGACCCACCGGCAGAGTTCGTCCAGATCCCGGGCCGAATCGTTCAGGGTGGGCACCACGAGATTCACGATCTCCAGGTGCCGGCCGGCCTGGGCCACCTGGCGGATGCTGCGAAGCACGGGCCGGAGCTCGGCGCCCGAGATCCGGCGGTAGAAGTCCTCCGAAAACCCCTTGAGATCGATCTTGATGGCCTCAAGGACCTCGATCATCTCCTTCAAGGGCTCCTCGTTCATGAATCCGCAAGAAACGAGGACCGACCGGATGCCGTGCTTCTTGGCCTCCCGCGCCGTGTCGCTGAAGTACTCCACGAAGACCGTGGGCTCGTTGTACGTGAAGGCCAGCAAGGCCACGCCGATCTCGCGGGCTCGGTTCGCCAGGGCGCCCGCCGGGACGAAGTCGGAGCCGTAATCCTCGGGGGAGGCCTGTGAGATTTCCCAGTTCTGGCAGAAGCGGCACCGGAGGGGGCAGCCCGCGGTGGCGAGGGAGTAAGCCTGGGCGCCGGGAAGGAAGTGGTAGAAAGGCTTCTTCTCGATGGGATCCACGTGCTCCGCGACGGGGTGTCCGTAGCTCAACGTCCGCATCTCGCCCCGGACGTTGATGCGCACCCGGCACCGCCCTCGCTCGCCGTCCCTCAGGACACACCCGTGGGCGCAGAGCAGGCACCTCACGGGGGCCGATTTTCGGTGGCCCTTGGCGGCA from Acidobacteriota bacterium carries:
- a CDS encoding TonB-dependent receptor, whose product is MKKRRSGGGTRPAQLRRFGWRVSGLALAVLLILLAPGALAQEESAAAPAEAIGSTEVTVTGSLLGLGLRPTSTLTREDTAALAVFDPVSSLLYFPSAGLYQRSPFGGQADLNLLGATFEQALLLVDGFPITDPQTGHHLLEFLPPAEAIERVEVLKGPASAAYGPGAFGGVVQVVTRRPGREPVFQAGALRGRRGLSRGSVLLSGGGFLGAASLLSDSGYAPDTEQNRADLFARFSLGGLDLSAGYQDKRFGAWQAYSDQFPDGWEAIRGGYLRGAYSRGAWEVAAGIRRKRDHFILDRAHPEWYEATHTTEGYWGRATVRGSVPGGAGLFGFEAAADRISSDRLGAHGRKRGDAFGEGSWGIGPWTVLAGLRMESLGGTLRGTPHLTAGRGLGGGWRAHVSAGRAYRLPSFTELYTQSPATLGDEALRNESAWGFEAGLEREGDSSKASLMAFYRQGRDLVDFVRPEGRHGPLQAENIAEQDVAGICAELSGSLGRGWAWSFATTLLQQEARIPPGLESRYVGSQLRHHEVAGLTYRVENLEAGLFVRAWQRANRTGHAEVDARLAYSWPAAGRRLTLEIEGRNLNDRPERNFFGGTGRGRTVWVGMVLSP
- the amrB gene encoding AmmeMemoRadiSam system protein B; translated protein: MKAFTMLTPLVLLLAGLLWSASAPAALREPAHAGRFYPSDSKKLEAAVRAFLEDAVPPSGERPVGLVAPHAGYVFSGQIAADAYRQAAGFEYDVVIVLATNHTVEPFPGVSVFGGDGYRTPLGLARADRGLARTLHEADPSFAYRPEAHAREHSEEVQIPFLQVLFPKVPVLSAVVGSAEPGVCKRFGQVLARALAGRKALLVASTDLSHYPGWGDAVEADRRTLEAVVSLDADTLRSTLDREERRGRPGLQTCACGEGSLLSLMEAAKALGARRGAVVSYANSGDTVFGELDRVVGYGAVVLTAGAGPSDTTALNPPAAAEAVGPLPAADRETLLRLARRTLERYFATDTVPLPRPASPALRAERGAFVTLHEKGELRGCIGHMAQDTPLALTVSRMAIQAALHDTRFDPVRPEELPHLEIEISALTPFARVPGPGSVAVGRDGVLIRKGGRSAVFLPQVATEQGWGREELLTHLCRKAGLPDDAWRGPCELFTFQAEVFGEAKREER
- the amrS gene encoding AmmeMemoRadiSam system radical SAM enzyme, with amino-acid sequence MDSEAASRRRFLERLAGLGGAAFGAGLLLSSPALRGRALSLWAEAAERPGLTDLLRRAPVARYWAPAGAACADCHSTAPEGNAAKGHRKSAPVRCLLCAHGCVLRDGERGRCRVRINVRGEMRTLSYGHPVAEHVDPIEKKPFYHFLPGAQAYSLATAGCPLRCRFCQNWEISQASPEDYGSDFVPAGALANRAREIGVALLAFTYNEPTVFVEYFSDTAREAKKHGIRSVLVSCGFMNEEPLKEMIEVLEAIKIDLKGFSEDFYRRISGAELRPVLRSIRQVAQAGRHLEIVNLVVPTLNDSARDLDELCRWVAGEAGPDVPVHFTRFHPDYQMLHLPPTPVATLERARETALRHGLRYPYVGNVPGHPGNHTYCPGCGKIVIERNGFFVTSKSLKDGACASCGRAVAGVWS